A portion of the Saccharomyces paradoxus chromosome XV, complete sequence genome contains these proteins:
- the AZF1 gene encoding Azf1p (Zinc-finger transcription factor~similar to YOR113W) yields MPPPTAQFLGSSQAGENESQNQSSGQAEEQNQEHGQGPTPILNQIQPAPSQPQHQQPRNESISYYTNFNQPRYSTDASINSFLNISDNVPVTGTGGPNAGSTYSNLPRLSTSSTHQPPDLSQIGRGFSIVNNLFPQQQQLQNQHRQQQQQQQQPQQQPPFKTPSFSTGLTGSSSQYQFLPRNDNTSQPPSKRNSVYLGPNDGADFEFFSMQQSQQPQFQPSSSRESNSMRPPLLIPTTTSKNQSNGINNSGNISTNADYESFFSAGANNGNSNQNPYFLSSRNNSLKFNPEDFDFQFKRRNSSVRGTLDHSNQNAFITESRLNSLSVNNKANSDPVVGNSNVTDSVNGKSNEIDNDVGNDGNNNKNGNNNNNNDNNDNSINSTSSTNIPNQEDHSLVSTNTTDNSRKDLKEIEQRLRKHLNDEDNYPNTMSRPLDKNPEVIEGSEGSNKHIDESGMQPNISKKRKKDDSVVYVKNEAPHVEPPITKDNSVSAEGAAMGSFSGKEPPMPDMGSVGDDATNLIGATKVDQLMLIIQARKKGFTEKVNTTQDGDLLFNQTMDILPPKNELVGGVEKPKGTHNTRAIKKHECPYCHRLFSQATHLEVHVRSHIGYKPFVCDYCGKRFTQGGNLRTHERLHTGEKPYSCDICDKKFSRKGNLAAHLVTHQKLKPFVCKLENCNKTFTQLGNMKAHQNRFHKETLNALTAKLAEMNPSENIPLEERQLLEYFASIYKNSNRGIKGRGKGVGTKKSIISSPENHPASTILNPNASSNNVIANDPENAGNPEGNIDNNGNSNPASHTMISPTQKDMGTLQSQFIHNNFNNSVNSSNSSNQPIINYNYTTLPHSRLGSSGSNNTNTNNNNFSVGAAPGVLMAPAANNDFSFNLDQSNDNERSQQEQVRFKNINYKS; encoded by the coding sequence ATGCCTCCTCCAACTGCACAGTTCTTGGGCAGTTCGCAAGCGGGAGAAAATGAAAGCCAAAATCAATCGTCAGGCCAAGCTGAGGAGCAAAATCAGGAGCATGGGCAAGGGCCTACTCCTATTTTGAACCAAATTCAACCGGCACCATCACAACCGCAACATCAACAACCGAGAAATGAGTCGATCTCGTATTATACAAACTTTAACCAGCCACGATATTCTACGGACGCGTCTATCAACTCTTTCTTAAACATATCTGATAATGTACCAGTAACAGGTACAGGAGGTCCTAATGCCGGCAGCACTTATTCCAATCTTCCACGACTCTCTACTTCAAGTACACATCAACCGCCAGACTTATCACAAATCGGACGCGGCTTTTCCATTGTAAACAACCTCTTTCcgcaacagcagcaactCCAAAATCAGCATCgacaacagcaacaacaacagcagcagccgCAACAGCAACCTCCGTTCAAGACGCCTTCATTTTCGACGGGATTAACGGGAAGTTCTTCTCAATACCAGTTTTTACCAAGAAATGATAATACTTCGCAACCGCCTTCGAAGAGAAATTCCGTTTATCTTGGACCAAATGATGGGGCAGACTTTGAGTTTTTCAGCATGCAGCAGTCACAGCAACCGCAATTTCAGCCTAGCAGTAGCAGGGAATCAAACTCTATGAGACCTCCACTGTTAATACCTACCACAACTTCTAAAAACCAATCGAATGGTATCAATAATAGCGGGAATATAAGTACAAATGCAGATTATGAATCATTTTTTAGTGCTGGTGCAAACAACGGTAATTCTAATCAGAACCCATACTTTTTGAGTTCAAGAAATAATTCTTTAAAGTTCAATCCAgaagattttgattttcaattcaaAAGGCGCAATTCTTCTGTTAGAGGTACTTTGGATCATAGCAACCAAAATGCGTTTATAACTGAATCAAGATTAAACTCTCTTTCCGTTAACAATAAAGCTAATAGTGATCCCGTTGTAGGTAATAGTAATGTTACTGATAGCGTGAATGGAAAAAGTAACGAAATTGACAATGACGTTGGCAACGACGGtaacaataacaaaaacggcaacaacaacaataataacgataataatgacaatAGTATCAATTCTACATCCAGTACTAATATCCCAAACCAAGAGGACCATAGCCTTGTTTCTACCAATACCACGGACAATAGTAGGAAAGATCTAAAGGAAATAGAACAAAGACTTCGAAAACATTTGAATGATGAGGATAATTACCCAAATACAATGTCAAGACCATTGGACAAAAATCCTGAGGTGATCGAAGGCAGTGAAGGATCGAACAAACATATAGACGAGTCTGGTATGCAACCGAACATCAGcaagaagaggaaaaaagatgatTCTGTTGTATACGTCAAGAATGAGGCGCCCCATGTTGAACCCCCGATAACTAAAGACAACTCCGTTTCTGCTGAAGGTGCAGCAATGGGAAGCTTTTCTGGTAAAGAACCTCCTATGCCTGATATGGGTTCAGTAGGTGATGATGCTACTAACCTGATAGGTGCAACAAAGGTTGACCAACTAATGTTGATTATTCAGGCAAGAAAGAAAGGTTTTACAGAGAAAGTGAATACCACTCAAGATGGAGACTTGCTGTTCAATCAAACGATGGACATTTTGCCACCCAAAAATGAACTAGTAGGTGGGGTAGAAAAACCAAAAGGCACACATAATACACGAGCTATTAAGAAACATGAATGCCCGTATTGTCATCGGCTTTTCTCACAAGCGACCCATCTGGAGGTTCACGTTCGCTCCCATATAGGCTACAAACCATTCGTTTGTGATTATTGTGGCAAGCGCTTTACACAAGGCGGCAATTTAAGAACCCATGAAAGACTACATACAGGCGAAAAACCATATTCATGTGATATTtgtgataaaaaattttcgagGAAAGGGAACTTAGCTGCTCACCTGGTTACtcatcaaaaattgaaaccATTTGTTTGcaaattagaaaattgCAACAAGACATTTACACAATTAGGAAATATGAAGGCCCATCAGAATAGATTCCATAAGGAAACATTGAATGCTTTAACGGCAAAATTAGCCGAGATGAACCCATCTGAGAATATACCACTTGAAGAAAGACAACTTTTGGAGTACTTTGCATCGATCTataaaaattcaaacaGAGGAATTAAGGGCAGGGGAAAAGGTGTTGGAACGAAGAAATCAATAATCTCCTCACCAGAAAACCATCCTGCGAGCACAATTTTGAACCCCAATGCGAGTTCAAACAATGTTATTGCTAATGATCCTGAAAATGCTGGTAACCCTGAAGGTAATATTGACAACAATGGTAATAGTAATCCAGCCTCACATACTATGATCTCGCCGACTCAAAAAGACATGGGAACACTTCAATCACAATTTATACACAACAATTTTAACAATTCTGTGAACAGCTCAAACTCCTCCAATCAACCGATCATAAACTACAATTACACTACCCTACCTCATTCTCGATTAGGAAGTAGCGGTTCCAACAATACAAACacaaacaacaacaatttttCGGTAGGTGCTGCTCCAGGTGTATTAATGGCGCCAGCCGCCAATAATGACTTCAGTTTCAACTTGGATCAATCTAATGATAATGAGAGATCTCAGCAAGAACAGGTGAGGTTTAAGAACATTAATTACAAGAGCTAG
- the CEX1 gene encoding COPI-interacting protein CEX1 (Component of nuclear aminoacylation-dependent tRNA export pathway~similar to YOR112W) — protein MNFSSIFKSISNFQFPYTIEETAITETAFWQCFDGTRKADSLPVTVFKAKRSPESEALILNAVHKAKILKIPGLCSVLETFDSDPQSTFIVTERVVPFPWDNLSSLSQNKFGIELGISQLLVTLGFLNKFVLGTLSKDSIYINIKGEWVLFGLELCSSKEGLSAFEFSSKARTYYNMTGSQLPCEDSNTIDSMGLGLLVKDLMTPSSLPKDWTVNVNMISDGRMTIESFRKRLENTETWRSNPLINFYQELKELHIKDPRGKLVVMSSLENLYLESREIFRNLTPGMIENFIIPELCEIIKILMIQSVASTASHTGMNFNASHKLVPFLAIVLDLTSETNTFPVGFNDLIAQSFKLPDRQVRFLLLIYLPKLIGPLSKSEISSRIYPHFIQGLTDSDATLRLQTLKTIPCIVSCLTERQLNNELLRFLAKTQVDSDIEIRTWTVIIISKISTILSTSVGNRSNILATAFTKSLKDPHVKPRLAALYGLEKSIELFDVNTIANKILTVIAPGLLDKSSIVRNRAKILFEMYLDRLEKEALLIQTNDSTDDSEDMKEIDFDNYGCDEEDMNKEDSMLAAKFLNNLRLNSPSATIPNNITDSEVDSAQDGNGWDDFSDTDGCTVNSTTESLDKLASHVITTNTQKFSGRPIKINKSWNDELNDNDWTQDESSPSKEPGDYSKPQASTLAKKIAPNSKLSIKKKKTTILAPRTIASSATAATKTSLSNKTARSKLASNVRASVINEKHVDSWDDDGDAESWDTNW, from the coding sequence atgaatttttccagcattttcaaatctATTTCGAATTTCCAGTTTCCATACACCATAGAGGAAACTGCAATCACTGAAACCGCCTTCTGGCAATGTTTTGATGGTACAAGGAAGGCAGATTCCTTGCCAGTAACAGTTTTTAAGGCAAAAAGATCTCCAGAAAGCGAAGCTTTAATTTTGAATGCTGTACACAAGgccaaaattttgaagattcCAGGACTTTGCAGTGTGCTGGAGACATTTGATTCCGATCCTCAATCCACATTTATTGTTACAGAACGTGTAGTTCCATTTCCTTGGGATAATCTAAGCTCTTTATCTCAAAACAAATTTGGTATTGAATTAGGAATATCACAATTATTGGTAACTTTGGGATTTTTAAACAAATTTGTCCTTGGTAcactttcaaaagattcCATTtatatcaatatcaaagGAGAGTGGGTACTATTTGGACTAGAACTTTGTTCAAGCAAAGAAGGGTTAAGTGCCTTTGAATTTTCCAGTAAAGCAAGAACATATTACAACATGACCGGCTCACAGTTGCCCTGTGAAGATTCAAATACAATCGATTCAATGGGGTTAGGTTTGTTGGTAAAGGATCTTATGACTCCTTCTTCTCTACCAAAAGATTGGACTGTTAATGTAAATATGATTTCAGATGGAAGGATGACAATCGAAAGCTTCAGGAAAAGGTTAGAAAATACAGAAACTTGGCGTTCTAATCCTTTAATAAACTTTTATCAAGAGTTGAAGGAATTACATATAAAGGATCCACGGGGAAAGTTGGTTGTGATGTCAAGCTTGGAAAATCTGTATTTAGAGTCAAGGGAGATTTTCCGCAATTTAACACCTGGAATGATTgagaatttcattattcCAGAGCTTTGTGAGATTATAAAAATACTGATGATACAAAGCGTTGCTAGCACTGCTAGCCATACGGGCATGAACTTCAACGCATCGCATAAACTTGTACCATTCTTAGCGATTGTTTTAGACCTCACTTCTGAAACGAACACTTTTCCAGTTGGGTTTAACGATCTCATCGCTCAAAGTTTTAAACTGCCAGATAGGCAAGTTAGATTTCTTTTACTGATATACCTACCCAAATTAATAGGACCGTTGAGCAAATCGGAGATCTCCAGTAGAATATATCCACATTTTATCCAAGGTCTGACGGACTCTGATGCCACTCTTAGATTACAAACATTGAAGACAATACCATGCATTGTGTCGTGTTTGACAGAGAGACAACTGAACAATGAGTTGTTAAGGTTTCTCGCAAAAACACAGGTTGATTCTGACATTGAGATTCGAACATGGACTGTCATTATAATAAGTAAAATCTCAACTATATTATCAACTTCAGTTGGCAATCGCTCTAATATTTTGGCTACGGCATTCacaaaatctttgaaagatcCTCATGTAAAACCAAGATTGGCTGCACTTTATGGGCTCGAAAAGTCGATTGAGCTGTTTGATGTAAACACCATCGCCAACAAGATCTTAACGGTCATTGCTCCAGGTTTATTAGATAAAAGTTCCATAGTAAGAAACAGAGCCAAAATTCTGTTTGAAATGTATCTGGACagattggaaaaagaagctcTACTTATTCAAACAAACGATAGTACTGACGATTCAGAGGACATGAAAGAAATCGATTTTGATAATTATGGTTgcgatgaagaagacatgAATAAGGAAGACAGTATGTTGGCcgcaaaatttttaaataatttaCGCTTAAATTCACCCTCAGCAACAATACCAAACAACATTACTGACAGCGAAGTCGATTCCGCTCAGGATGGAAATGGGTGGGACGACTTCAGCGATACCGATGGCTGTACTGTAAATAGTACCACGGAATCCCTTGACAAACTGGCAAGTCATGTAATAACTACAAACacccaaaaattttctggaAGACCTATTAAAATTAATAAGAGTTGGAATGATGAATTGAATGATAATGACTGGACTCAAGATGAAAGCAGCCCATCAAAGGAGCCTGGAGATTACTCAAAGCCACAAGCTTCGACtttggcaaaaaaaatcgccCCTAATTCAAAGCTTTCtatcaagaagaagaaaacaacaatcCTCGCACCAAGAACCATTGCTAGTAGTGCCACTGCTGCTACCAAAACGTCACTATCAAATAAAACAGCAAGAAGTAAGCTTGCAAGTAATGTTCGTGCCTCGGTaatcaatgaaaaacaTGTTGATAGCTGGGATGATGATGGAGATGCAGAATCCTGGGATACAAATTGGTGA
- the CIM1 gene encoding mitochondrial HMG-box protein CIM1 (similar to YOR114W): MKVTLLLKAQLSPVSYTTKKSFQRQLNRTPYTAFQYFFQLEVQKLHNVSKYEDIINHVRGNSNFKRFARNEWDSMSLTKKRLYYASFCQSMNIDIWNVSKVELAKRLEIPIPVMSEYLLFRNKFKVKFDSHCSSLERKDRKSIPRPSITRKAATTDICSKNRSNASVSKIKPRKRLVAMKRISRSENIAESHSGEAQNYLYDYMKRFQQMCKECRYAWNEKVDYDQKLEIRKKLQLWRSKFEEMMDNEIQILQKNMDTMSKFGLRSESYLTAADHNTNTSPNNILPMAHLLKKK, from the coding sequence ATGAAGGTCactttattattgaagGCCCAGCTCTCACCTGTTAGCTATACGACAAAGAAATCTTTCCAAAGACAACTCAACCGCACTCCATACACCGCCTTCCAATACTTCTTCCAACTTGAAGTCCAAAAATTGCATAACGTCTCAAAGTATGAAGATATCATAAATCATGTAAGAGGGAATAGCAATTTCAAAAGGTTCGCAAGAAATGAGTGGGACAGCATGTCATTGACTAAAAAAAGGCTTTACTATGCATCCTTTTGCCAGTCAATGAACATTGACATTTGGAATGTCAGTAAAGTTGAACTTGCCAAAAGATTAGAAATTCCCATACCGGTAATGAGTGAGTATTTACTATTTAGGAATAAGTTCAAGGTGAAATTTGATTCTCATTGCAGCTCTTTGGAACGTAAAGATCGTAAAAGTATTCCAAGACCTTCTATTACTAGAAAGGCTGCAACTACAGATATATGTTCAAAGAACCGTAGCAACGCATCCGTCAGCAAAATAAAACCTCGGAAGCGATTAGTGGCGATGAAAAGGATTTCTCGTTCAGAGAACATTGCAGAAAGTCATTCTGGCGAAGCCCAAAATTACCTTTATGATTACATGAAAAGGTTTCAACAAATGTGCAAAGAATGCCGATATGCTTGGAACGAAAAGGTTGACTATGACCAGAAACTagaaattagaaaaaaattacagcTATGGAGGTCAAAATTTGAGGAGATGATGGATAACGAAATACAAATATTGCAAAAAAACATGGATACCATGTCAAAGTTTGGTCTTAGAAGTGAGTCTTACCTTACCGCCGCGGATCACAATACAAATACATCACCAAATAATATTCTTCCCATGGCGCATCtactgaaaaagaaatga